In the Pongo abelii isolate AG06213 chromosome 18, NHGRI_mPonAbe1-v2.0_pri, whole genome shotgun sequence genome, ccgaccagctattctttttttttaaagtgaaatctcgtcattcacagcaacaggaatggaactgaaggccattatgttaagtgaaataagccaggcacagaaggacaaatattgcatgttatcattcatatgtgggagctaaaaagtgGATCttgtggaggtagagagtagaatgagaGATACCAGATATGAGAAGGGTATATGCAGTGGGGGAACGAAGAGAGTTGGTTAacgggtacaaacatacagttagacaGAAGTAAGTTCTAATGTTCCATAGCAGAGTGAGGcggctatagttaacaacaaattgtatatttcaaaataactgcaGTATGTGAAATGTTGCCAACACACAAAAATGATACATACTGGAGGTGACGGACACTCTAAACACCCTAACTTGATCATTACACTCTATGCACAAAGCAAGTATCACGTATACCCCATAAATAGATACAAACAGCATGTTTCAATAGAGACACGTAGATACATTTCAACACTTGGATTAAGGATGGCTCCTTCTGCTAAACTCTTCACTTGACTTTTCCTCCTACCTGCGGCATTTTTTCAGGCTCCACAGTTCTTCTCAGATCTGAGTTTTTCTGAAATCCCCTCAAAACAAACATTTGCACAAAATCTGAAAAACCACAAAACCAAAGTTATTTATGGACATCATGGTCTCCAAGCAACTGTGAATAGCACAGACCATCCACTTCAGAGGGGCGGGTGAACATATGGCTTGGGCCCACCAGGACCCCTGTGAGCTGCTCCTAACCTGAGAGGAATGCTGCAGAAGTTACTGCTCACCTGACCACAGCCACACTAGCATTCAACAAACCCAATCAGAACCCTTAGATGAACCAGATTTTTTCCTCTTGCACTTCTATTTGAAACGGAACAAGTTTACAgtaagagttttttttgttttttttttttgtgagacggagccttgctctgttgcctgggcttgagtgcaatggtgtgatctcactcactgcaacctccgcctcccaggttcaagcaattctctgcctcagcctcctgagtagctgggattataggcgccgccaccacgcccagctaatttttgtatttttagtagagatggggtttcaccatctcagccaggttggtcttgaactcctgacctcgtgatccaccggccttggcctcccaaagtgctgggattactggcatgagtcaccccacccagcccaatttttttctcttaaataaaaGTGGCTTCCAAGGGAGGTCTTACGGATTGTCTTGCCCGCCAATCTCCAATACCAGAGGGACTAGAGGGACCCAGAAGCATCCTATTCTGAGGAATGTGATGGGGGAGGAAAGGCAttcttagctttttaaaaaataagatcaaCAGGACTGAAATCCAAAAGATTTTCTAACTTTGATTTAAATTTAACCTATCTGGGACCAGGTTATAGTAGCTCAGGAATGCTAAGTCGCTCATGCCACCAAAAACctttaggaaaaaggaaaaaacccacAAGCTACTGTACAGATCAGTTtctcatctaatttttatttgtaggtGTCTCTTGTAGTGGGATGGGTCTCCCAGCAGGTGTTCCTCATAACCCAAATATCCCAGAGAAGATCTGAGAACTCACCAAGGAAAAGAGTCTCATCACTCAAACACAGCAGGCAAAGAGCCAGAAAACGAGCTTCAACGCACCTTAGAGACGGGTGGTGGGGCGGCTCTCTAGAGCTGTCCTGCCGCCGTCCAGGGGTGCGCTGAATATAAGTCCTGACAAACCCAACTACTCCTCAAGCTGGACTGGTCCGAGCCATTCTCTGACAAGCCCAACTACTCCTCAAGCTGGACTCTGGTCCGAGCCATCTTCTGACAAACCCAACTACTCCTCAAGCTGGGCTGGTCCCTGGTCCGAGCCATCCTCTGGTCTCTCAGCACCTTGTTAGTTTGTGGGGGGACATTACAGTCCCAAGTTTTTCTCATAATATCATTCCTCaggaaggccaggcgtggtggctcacgcctataatcccagcactttgggaggccgaggtgggtggatcacgagttcaggagttcaagagcagcctggccaacctaataaaaccacgtctctactaaaaatacaaaaaaaaaaattagctgggcatggtgcagcatgcctgcagtcccagctactcaggaggctgaggcagagaatcacttgaacccaggaggcagaggttgcagtgagctgagatcgcgccactgtactccagcctgggcgacagaaggaagCAGCTGCAGTCACTCTATGGGAAAGGTGCATGGAAACACTTAAACTCATGTCAAGGCCGACTTACTACTATTTCCACACCAGTCAAGTTAAATGCAAACCCACAACAGGCTGAGACTAGGAGTCTGTCATGCCAGGTTCCCAGGGCCACGGAGACAGAGGCTGTTCTGCCTCACAAAGCTCTTGAGAGCAGAAGGCATTAACACAGATCAAAATGAGTTTTACCCAAGAACCCGCATCTTGTCATGAACGCACCAGAAAGCATGGCCCTGGCGACGTCGGCATGCTGGCAGGATGCTTCTATCTGTTCACAAAGGCAGCACAGATTCCTGAAAAGCCACGATCCCACTGCATGCATGTCGGGATGGCTGGAGACACACACAGACGCAGACGTAAGGCTCAACTCATTCCCATCATCAGGGGATTGAGTTGAGCCATATGTCtcaacattttttttgagacagttttttgctgtcactgaggctggagtgcagtggcgcaatcacagtcactgcaccctcgacctcccaggctcaagcaatccttccacctcagcctcctgagtagctgggacaacaggtgcataccaccacgcccagctggagGTCTTactactttgcccaggctggactcaaacgcCCGGGCTCAAAACAAtctcccaccttgccctcccaaagtgctgggatgactggtgtgagtcactgcgcacAGTCTcaagttattttctaatttctcttgtgaCTTCTTTGACCCATTATGTCGTTTAACTTCCAAATATTGTGGATTTTCCCAATTCCCTTCTGTTGTTGATTCTAATTAAATTCATTTGTGGTTAGAGAACTTATTTTGAATGATTTCAGCCCTcctaaatttattcctatttgtTTTATGgcctgaacctttttttttttcctcttgaaacAGTTTCgctcctgtcatccaggcttgagtgcaatggcacaatctcagctcactacaacctctgcctcctgggttcaagcgattctcctgcctcagcctcccgaacagctgggattacaggtacctgccaccttgcccagctaatttttgtaattttagtagagacagggtttcaccatgttggacaggctggtcttgaacaggCTGGAcagggtgatctgcccgcctcggcctcccaaagtgctgggattacaggtgtgagccactgcacctggccttggccTGAACCTTATGCTCTATCCTGGGGATTGTTCCATCTGGAATACACATTCTGCTACTACTGGGTAGAGTGCTCCACAGTCAGTCAGGTCAGCCGGTTTGCAGCATTTAACTTCTATATCATTCTTAATCGGACTTGTTCTACCCATTACTGAAAGGGGAGTATTGAAACCTCTAACGATTATTGCTGAAATGTCTACTTCTCTCTTTAATTCTGGCCATTTTTGCTTCATAGATTTTGGTGCTGAGATTAGGTGTGTATATCCTAGGaagcaggtttttcttttttttcttttttttgagacgaaatttTGCTCtaggccgaggtgggagatcacaagatcaggagttcgagaccagcctggccaacatggtgaaaccccatctctactaaacatacaaaaattagctgggcatgatggcgggtagcctgtaatcccagctactcgggagactgaggcaggacgatcgcttgaaaccagaaggcggaggttgtagtgaaccgagatcgcaccactgaactccagcctgggcaacgagagcaaaaccccatttcaaaaaaataaaataaaataaaacaaaaaatattattccggttgggcacggtggcccatgcctgtaatcccagaactgtcaacagatcaagatcatcctggccaacatggtgaaacctcatctctactaaaaatacaaaaattagctgggtgtggtggcacgcgcctatagtcccagctactcaggaggctggggcagaattgcttgaatccgggaggtggaggttgcagcgagcccagatcacaccactgcactccagcctggtgacagagcaggtctctgtctcaaaaagaaaaaaaaagcccaggcgaggtgactcatgcctgtaatcccagcactttggaaggccgaggcaaggggatcacctgaggtcaggagttcgacaccagcctggctaacatggtgaaaccccatctctactaaaaataacaaaaattgccgggcacagtggctcatgcctgtaatcccagcactttgggaggccgaggcgggcggatcaccaagtcaggagatcgagaccatcctggctaacacggtgaaacccagtctctactaaaaatacaaaaattagccgggcatggtggcagatgcctgtagtcccagctacttgggaagctgaggcaggagaatggcatcaacccgggagatggagcctGCAGGGAGCCgacatcacatcactgcactccagcctgggtgacagaacgagactctgtccctaaaaaataaaaaaataaacaaataataataacaaaaattagctgggtgtgggggcgggcgcctataatcccagcgacttgggaggctgaggcaggagaattgcttgaacccaggaggtggaggttgcagtgagccgagatcgtgccactgcactccagcctgggcaacaagagcgacactccatctcaaaaaaaaaaaacaaaaaacaaaaaaacaccataaaCGTTCTCTTGAAATAATAAAGCAATAGTTCCTCCAGGTCTAGTATAAATATGCAATGCAATCTAGTCtagtataaattatatttcaaagccAAAAATCAAACCCGTCTGATTTTGGGCTTTGAAATATAATGTATACTAGACTAGATTGCAAAAACAGTAACACTGAATCATCGTTAGCACGCTACCTTTCCAGCAGCTCTTGCAGGCTCACAATGCCTTGTACGTGAAGATGCCACACCGCTTCAAGCAACAAAgaactctgaaaaacaaacaaacaaacaaaaacaaaaacaaaaacccagcatTATGAGTCCTTTATGAATGCATTTTCCTACAAAATGTTCAGCTTAGGTTCTTAACAACCATACCGTATTGAAAACTAACCTCAAGCAAAAATTAGAGCCTGAAACACATCTTTTTTTACAAAGCTGTACTGGTTTTCAAACTCCCTGGCCTTTGGGCACCCACACACCGTTGCCCAACActtgcttctcttccttctctcttcctactCAGTGTAGCCTACTTCCAGCCCTTTCTCCACTTCCCTCTTCCTACTGCTTCGGCACTGGCTCTGACCAGCTCCAGGCCAGGGCTCCAGTGTAGCCAACTTCCAACCCTTTCTCCACAATGTAGCCAACACAGTATTACACACACCTGACACGACAGTCTCTCCTTCAGAAGCTTTCACTGGCTCCTCCTAGCTGCCAGGACAAAGATCAGGCTTCAGTGTGCCCTGTGCGTGTCCCTTGTCTTTCTCACTCAACCCTCTACCATTTGATAAAACAGGATTTGCTTCAGCCACTCAATGCGAACACTGTGCCCGTCACACTGCCCTggtctccctgcagcctccccttCTCATCCCCTATAACTcacactctattttttttttttttgagacggagtctcgctctgtcgtccaggctggagtgcagtggcgcgatctcgagtcactgcaagctccgcctcccgggttcacgccattctcctgcctcagcctcccgagtagctgggactacaggtgccgccaccacgcccagctaattttctctattttttagtagagacggggtttcaccgtgttagccaggatggtctcgatctcctgacctcatgatccgcccgcctcgcctcccaaagtgctgggattacaggtgtaagccactgtgcccggcccctaatTTGCTCTCTTCACAGTCCGTGCAGGAAGGCTTTCCTAACTCTCCAATCTGATATGCATGTCCATCATCTTCTTCGCAAATCTGTGAGCACCTGTATCATCACACTTCTTGTGGATTTAGTGGCTTGTTTCCCCAGCTAGATGATAATGAGGGCAGGGACCAAAGCAATAACTGAAAAATCTAATGAATTCTATAATGTATGCTGGATAAAAGAATGggaaaggccagacacagtggctcacacctgtaatcccagcacttgggaggccgagatgggcagatcatctgaggtcaggaattgaagaccagcctggccaacatggtgaaacctcatctctactaaagatacaaaaactgggccgggtgcagtggctcacgcctgtaatcccagcactttgggaggccgaggtgggcagatcatctgaggttaggagttcgagactagcctgaccaacatggagaaaccccatctctactaaaactacaaaaaattacaggcatggtggcacatgcctgtaatcccagctactcgggaggctgaggcgggagaatggcgtgaacccgggaggcggacgttgcagtaagccaagatagcaccattgcactccagcctggcaacaagagcaaaaccccatctcaaaaaaaaaaaaaaaaaaaaaagatacaaaaattaactgggcatggtggcacgtgcctgtaatcccagctactcagggggctgaggcaggacaatcgcttgaacctgggaggcagacgttgcagtgacccaagatcgctccactgcactccagcctgggcggcagagcaatactctgtctcaaaaataaaaataaacgccaggcacagtggctcacacttataatcccagcactttgggaggccgaggtgggtagatcacgaggtcaggagaccgagaccatcctggctaacacggtgaaaccctgtctctactaaaaatacaaaaaattagccaagtgtggtgctgggcgcctgtagtcccagttactcaggaggctgaggcaggacaatcgcttgaacctgggaggcagaggttgcagtgagctaagatcgctccactgcactccaggctgggcggcagagcaatactgtctcaaaaataaaaataaaccctgggcatagtggctcacacttgtaatcccagcactttgggaggccaaggcgggcagatcatgaggtcaggagatcgagaccatcctggctaacacggtgaaaccctgtctctactaaaaatacaaaaaattagctgggtgtggtgctgggcacctgtagtcccagttactcaggaggctgaggcaggacaatcgcttgaacctgggaggcggaactcgcagtgagccgagatggcgccactgcaatccagcctgggcgagagaacgagactccgtctcaaaaaaaaaaaaaaaaaaagaaaaagaagaaaaaaagaatggggaaGAAAACATGAATAAACGATCACCTTGGTTCTTTGCTTTTTCTAAGTATTTGCTAATTTTGTTTAGTACCACTAAACATTTTGCATTCTTTCCATTCATCAAAACTCTATAATCCTACTAAGttcaaaatgcttcaaaaaaGAGCAGGTAAGAATCATTTTGTATATCTTATCATTaggttgggcatgatggctcatctctgtaatctcagcactttgggaggcccaagagggaagactgcttgaggccaggagtccaagaccagcctgggcaatatagcaagaccctgtctctgaaaaaaaatgatatacttttttttttttttttttagtttactaTACTGCCCTGTAaaaatgcttgagaccaggagtttaagaccagcctaggctgggcgcggtggctcacgcctgtaatcccagcactttgggaggccgaggcaggtggatcacaaggtcaggagatcgagaccatcctggctaacacggtgaaaccccgtctctactaaaaaatacaaaaaattagccgggcgtggtggcaggcgcctgcagtcccagctactcgggaggctgaggcaggagaatagcgtgaacctgggaggcggagcttgcagtgagccaagatcacgccactgcactccagcctgcgtgacagagcgagacttcgtctcaaaaaaaaaaaaaaaaaagaccaccctgggcaacaaggcaagaccctgtctctgaaaaaaaaattacatacttttttttaatagtttactATACTACCCTGGAAAATTCTCCATACTAATATACCCAAGAAGgctaaatgtgttttttaatatattctattcTAATAAATATTACTAATGATAGGTGAATAGTGACAAAAATGGCAACTGAAGGTACTTCTTTCCAATTCACAGATGATTTCTAAACCCTTTTTCATCCACTCTCTGTAACTAATGAGAAGCTTGGAGAATTCCCAAGAAAACCCAGGTACTCTGTTGCCTCCATGCAGATCAACAGAACATTGCCTGGAACACTGGAGAGTCCGATTTGCAATCTCAAATTTACCTGTATTTTCCATAATTCTTGACAGAAGGAAAGACGGGAGAACATACTGTGTGCCAATAAATACTGAGCAAACTCTAACAGGGAAGACAGCTTCTTCTGAAAAGAgagattacatttttttaaaaacagacaaattacCTGAAACAATATTAAAGCAATGTCCTATTTTCCCAACCAGCTTAAAAGTAACAAAGGGCAGGTATCCTCTTCTTTGCTGGTGTCTTACTCTCTGCTCCACAGTCAGCAGCACAGGGTGACTGGTCTCCGCTGGAGCCGTGCAGATCTGTCCCACGCTAGAGGCAACCATCCCGGCTGAGAGAATACCCACGGGAACCCCCAGCCTTGAGGCTTGATCCTGCAAAGCAGAGccttaaacacaaaacaaaaccatagcTTTCTCTTAACACATGAGACAAAATCTAAAACCAAAGACTTGCTGTTTAAAATGCCTTATTTTAAGAttcagtacaaaaaaaaattgccttttaAAGGGGGAGAATAGATGCAAAGggaaaaacatgagaaaaaaattagaatatgatGACCCAAGCAGCTCACAATAAAACTGGTGGCAACACCTGAACCCAGACTTATACATTCGTATTTGTTACGTTTCCCATGACACAAAAggagcaagataaagaaatatattctgaCTAAAAACTTTATCATCTTTTCACAAAGGAGCACAATAAATTGAGAACTCCAGCAGGCTCTTTCAATTACATTGTTTTCTAATTACTTCAGGGATAAGTCTGCTCCTGTTGACTCACATTGATGGTTGTGATAAAATTAGGCAGGGATTTCCCAACACTCTGCCATGCACCACTGGGCAGGTGCAGTCACAGCTGTGCTCAGTCCGCAGGCCACCAAGTGGAACCTCACTAACAGCCTGCAGGCAGCCACCATTCTCCTGAGCAACCCAGCCACTGGTCTGTGTTCAATAAAGTGAGAAACAGTGGGCAACCTGGAAGCAGGCAAAGCCAAGAAAccattttctgatttatttgccttccaaaattaattttttttgttttatttttttgtgatggaCACGTGTCTTGTactgtcgcccagactgaagtgcaacggcaccatctcagctcactgcaacctccgcctctcaggttcaagcgattctcctgcctcagcctcccaagtagctgggattacaggcatgcgtcactacgcccagttaattttctgtattt is a window encoding:
- the FANCA gene encoding Fanconi anemia group A protein isoform X14, translated to MSDSRVPNSASGQGPGGRRRSWAELLAGRVKRQKYNPERAQKLKESAVRLLRRHQDLNALLLEVEGPLCKKLSLSKVIDCDSSEACANHSSSFIGSALQDQASRLGVPVGILSAGMVASSVGQICTAPAETSHPVLLTVEQRKKLSSLLEFAQYLLAHSMFSRLSFCQELWKIQSSLLLEAVWHLHVQGIVSLQELLESHPDMHAVGSWLFRNLCCLCEQIEASCQHADVARAMLSDFVQMFVLRGFQKNSDLRRTVEPEKMPQVAVDVLQRMLIFALDALAAGVQEESSTHKTVRC